One window from the genome of SAR202 cluster bacterium encodes:
- the gcvH gene encoding glycine cleavage system protein GcvH: MSQNEIRYSKEHEWVKSTEEGLVLIGVTKFAQEQMGDVVYVEIDDVGTSCDQFAKVGEIESVKAVSDLYTPIGGEIVEINQELINNPELVNNDPLNEGWMLKIKVLDIQEINNLMTEEEYNKYIQQL; the protein is encoded by the coding sequence ATGAGTCAAAATGAAATACGATATTCGAAAGAGCATGAATGGGTGAAATCTACTGAAGAAGGCTTAGTACTCATTGGTGTTACAAAATTTGCACAGGAACAAATGGGAGACGTAGTTTATGTCGAAATAGATGACGTAGGCACATCTTGTGATCAATTTGCAAAAGTTGGTGAAATTGAATCTGTTAAGGCAGTATCTGATTTATATACCCCTATAGGTGGTGAAATAGTTGAAATAAATCAAGAACTTATTAATAATCCTGAACTTGTTAATAACGACCCATTAAATGAGGGGTGGATGTTAAAGATAAAAGTTTTAGATATTCAAGAAATCAATAACTTGATGACTGAAGAAGAATATAAT
- a CDS encoding bifunctional phosphoribosyl-AMP cyclohydrolase/phosphoribosyl-ATP diphosphatase HisIE, producing the protein MKVKLDINGLIPIICQDSITNQVLMLGWGNIESINKTIESNKVWFYSRSRNELWLKGETSGNFLNLISLTHDCDNDVILAMVRPDGPACHKGEISCFHDNFTGNITEIEYSETTSSIIDQLFSTIGNRKKELPNGSYTSKLFQDGTPRIAQKVVEESGEVAIAATLSDKNELVNETADLIYHILVLLQSSDVELSHVYEELISRMK; encoded by the coding sequence TGGATTGATTCCAATTATTTGTCAAGATTCAATTACTAACCAAGTTTTAATGTTGGGTTGGGGCAATATAGAATCAATAAACAAAACTATTGAATCTAATAAAGTCTGGTTTTACAGTCGAAGTAGAAATGAATTATGGTTGAAAGGAGAAACTTCAGGTAATTTTCTTAATCTTATATCTTTAACTCATGACTGTGATAACGATGTGATTTTAGCTATGGTTAGACCAGATGGCCCTGCGTGTCACAAGGGTGAAATTTCTTGTTTCCATGATAATTTTACCGGGAATATTACTGAAATAGAATATTCTGAAACAACTAGTAGTATCATTGATCAACTATTTTCGACAATTGGTAATAGAAAAAAAGAATTACCAAACGGTAGCTACACATCAAAACTATTTCAAGACGGCACACCTCGGATAGCTCAAAAGGTTGTTGAAGAATCTGGAGAAGTAGCCATCGCGGCTACCCTTTCTGATAAGAATGAACTTGTAAATGAAACAGCTGATTTGATATATCATATTCTAGTTTTATTACAAAGCTCGGATGTAGAATTAAGCCATGTATATGAAGAATTAATTTCTAGAATGAAGTGA
- the gcvT gene encoding glycine cleavage system aminomethyltransferase GcvT, whose translation MGKRTTLYNNYFEKAKIVDFHGWDLPIQFSGIINEVKSVRSNVGIFDVSHMGRIICNGELVDEFLNYLLTGDLLNLEINQASYMFLCNEYCGIIDDLVAYKTDANEIMIVCNASNKEQVITVLKRYQYLNSDFGNIMIEDFTDTSGMIAVQGPMSQEIMCKLFNIDQLSIRRFRLTRISCEQEDVIISRTGYTGENGFEIISSAKLSSILWDKLINLGAIPCGLGSRDVLRIEAGLSLHGNDISSDINPKEAQLERFVTNTKETLYKQAWDNIQNTPTKKTLIGFIIKGRGIPRINNSIFLKGESIGYVTSGTFSPTLDLSIGLGYVTKKLDPNSNIEVEIREKKFDAIVTKLPFLRR comes from the coding sequence ATGGGTAAACGAACCACTTTATATAATAATTATTTTGAAAAAGCAAAGATTGTTGATTTTCACGGCTGGGATCTTCCTATTCAGTTTAGTGGAATTATAAATGAAGTTAAATCAGTAAGATCAAATGTAGGAATATTTGATGTTTCTCATATGGGAAGAATTATTTGTAATGGAGAATTAGTAGATGAGTTTTTGAATTACCTATTGACAGGAGATTTGCTGAATCTTGAGATTAACCAGGCTTCATATATGTTTTTATGTAATGAATATTGTGGAATTATAGACGATTTAGTAGCTTACAAAACTGATGCAAACGAAATCATGATTGTTTGTAATGCTAGTAATAAAGAGCAAGTAATAACTGTTTTGAAAAGATATCAATATTTAAACTCCGATTTTGGTAATATCATGATAGAAGACTTTACAGATACTTCTGGCATGATTGCAGTTCAGGGACCAATGTCACAAGAAATAATGTGTAAATTGTTTAATATTGATCAACTAAGTATTAGAAGATTTAGACTTACACGAATTTCTTGCGAACAAGAAGATGTGATAATATCTAGAACCGGATATACAGGCGAAAATGGGTTTGAAATAATTTCAAGTGCAAAATTATCCTCTATATTATGGGATAAATTAATAAATCTCGGTGCTATACCATGCGGACTTGGATCACGTGATGTGTTGCGTATAGAGGCAGGATTATCATTGCATGGAAATGATATTTCTTCCGATATAAACCCTAAAGAAGCACAATTAGAGAGATTTGTTACTAACACTAAAGAAACTCTTTATAAACAAGCGTGGGATAATATCCAAAATACGCCTACAAAAAAAACGTTAATAGGGTTTATAATTAAAGGCAGGGGAATTCCAAGGATTAATAACTCGATATTTCTCAAGGGAGAATCAATTGGATATGTTACCAGTGGGACATTTTCACCAACTTTGGATTTGTCCATAGGATTAGGATATGTTACTAAAAAACTAGATCCAAATTCAAATATAGAGGTTGAAATACGGGAAAAGAAATTTGATGCAATTGTTACAAAACTACCTTTTCTAAGGAGATAA